The Mycolicibacterium smegmatis genome has a window encoding:
- a CDS encoding FAD-binding oxidoreductase: MAEALTERLAHIVGAGHVSTDPDVLAARSVDHTGRYRGRACALVRPGTGDQVAAVLRACRDAGAYVTVQGGRTSLVAGTVPEHDDVLLSTERLTTIGGVDTVERRISVGAGVTLAAVQKTAAAAGLVFGVDLAARDSATVGGMASTNAGGLRTVRYGNMGEQVLGLDIALPDGSVVHRHSQVRRDNTGYDLTSLFVGAEGTLGVITALDLRLYPVPTHRATAVCGFADLDALVETGRRFRDLDGIAALELIDARAGRLAAEHLGVPVPVAGSWLLLIELAGDTDQTERLADALTDAQVCDEPAVGIDIGAQQRLWNVRESLAEVVGLFGPPLKFDVSLPLSAIAGFAESAGKLVAEHAPDAIPVLFGHIGEGNLHLNVLRCALDTEPALYAAMMALIADCGGNVSSEHGVGTRKRDYVAMSRTPADIAAMRAVKAALDPRGYLNPAVLFGQ, encoded by the coding sequence GTGGCTGAAGCGCTCACCGAACGGCTCGCGCACATCGTCGGCGCGGGTCACGTCAGCACCGATCCCGATGTGCTGGCGGCGCGGTCGGTCGACCACACCGGACGCTATCGAGGACGGGCTTGCGCGCTGGTCCGCCCCGGGACAGGCGACCAGGTCGCCGCGGTGCTGCGCGCGTGCCGCGACGCCGGGGCGTACGTCACGGTGCAGGGTGGCCGCACGTCACTGGTCGCGGGCACCGTGCCCGAGCACGACGACGTGCTGCTGTCGACCGAGCGGCTCACCACCATCGGCGGCGTCGACACCGTCGAGCGCCGCATCAGCGTCGGCGCGGGCGTGACGCTCGCGGCCGTACAGAAGACCGCCGCGGCCGCGGGCCTGGTGTTCGGCGTCGACCTCGCGGCACGGGATTCGGCCACCGTGGGCGGCATGGCCTCGACCAACGCGGGCGGCCTGCGCACCGTGCGGTACGGCAACATGGGCGAGCAGGTCCTGGGCCTCGACATCGCGCTGCCCGACGGGTCGGTGGTGCACCGGCACAGCCAGGTACGCCGCGACAACACCGGATACGACCTCACGTCGCTGTTCGTCGGCGCCGAGGGCACACTCGGGGTGATCACGGCGCTGGACCTGCGGCTGTATCCCGTCCCGACGCACCGCGCCACTGCCGTGTGCGGTTTCGCCGATCTGGACGCCCTGGTCGAAACCGGAAGGCGGTTCCGGGATCTCGACGGCATCGCGGCGCTCGAGTTGATCGACGCGCGTGCGGGCAGGCTGGCCGCTGAACACCTCGGCGTCCCCGTCCCGGTCGCCGGATCATGGCTGCTGCTCATCGAACTCGCCGGTGACACCGACCAGACCGAGCGACTCGCCGACGCGCTCACCGATGCGCAGGTGTGCGACGAACCCGCGGTCGGCATCGACATCGGCGCGCAGCAGCGGCTGTGGAACGTACGCGAATCGCTCGCCGAGGTGGTGGGCCTGTTCGGACCGCCGCTGAAATTCGATGTGTCGCTGCCCCTTTCGGCCATCGCCGGGTTCGCCGAATCCGCGGGCAAGCTGGTCGCCGAACACGCGCCGGACGCGATCCCGGTGTTGTTCGGCCACATCGGCGAGGGCAACCTGCACCTCAACGTGCTGCGCTGCGCGCTGGACACCGAGCCCGCGCTGTACGCGGCCATGATGGCGCTGATCGCCGACTGCGGCGGCAACGTCAGCTCCGAACACGGTGTCGGCACCCGCAAGCGCGACTACGTCGCGATGTCGCGCACCCCCGCCGACATCGCCGCGATGCGCGCGGTCAAGGCCGCGTTGGATCCGCGGGGTTACCTGAACCCCGCGGTGCTGTTCGGTCAGTGA
- a CDS encoding MFS transporter: MPSSLNARIAGLLPSRVGALRPQDGTGNPWNALWAMMFGFFMILVDATIVSVANPTIMVELGADYDGVIWVTSAYLLAYAVPLLVTGRLGDMYGPKNLYLLGLGVFTAASLWCGLAGSIEMLIAARVVQGIGAALLTPQTLSAITRIFPANRRGVAMSVWGATAGVATLVGPLAGGVLVGGLGWQWIFFVNVPVGIVGIALAVWLVPTLPTTRHHFDIPGIVLSAVGMFLIVFALQEGQSKDWAPWVWGTATLGVGVMAAFFFWQSVNTREPLIPLRVFADRDFTLANIGVAVIGFAVTAMILPLMFYLQTVCGLSPIRSALVTAPTAIASGVLAPFVGRIVDRVHPMPVIGFGFSAMAIGLTWLSIEMAPTTPIWRLLLPQLLMGIGMAFIWSPLAATATRHLPPDLAGAGSGVYNTTRQVGSVLGSAGIAAFMTWRITDEVPGMQDAAPAGEAGGAVEQLPEFLREPFSAAMSQAMLLPAFIALFGVVAALFLLGFGSNRAAGHPEPEHAGDYPDDDEYIEIILSSDPPEDPPTDPQDDRWQHILDRLMQDAPPEDPLPGRGPQRR, from the coding sequence ATGCCTTCATCGCTGAACGCCCGCATCGCGGGCCTGCTCCCCAGCCGAGTGGGTGCACTGCGCCCGCAGGACGGTACGGGGAATCCGTGGAATGCGCTGTGGGCCATGATGTTCGGGTTCTTCATGATCCTGGTCGACGCGACGATCGTCTCGGTCGCGAACCCGACGATCATGGTGGAACTCGGTGCCGACTACGACGGCGTGATCTGGGTGACCAGCGCGTATCTGCTGGCATACGCGGTACCGCTGCTCGTCACGGGCCGGCTCGGGGACATGTACGGGCCCAAGAACCTCTACCTGCTGGGTCTGGGTGTCTTCACCGCGGCCTCGCTGTGGTGCGGTCTGGCGGGCAGCATCGAGATGCTGATCGCCGCGCGCGTCGTACAGGGTATCGGCGCGGCGCTGCTGACGCCGCAGACGCTGTCGGCGATCACGCGCATCTTCCCGGCCAACCGGCGCGGTGTCGCGATGAGCGTGTGGGGAGCCACGGCGGGCGTCGCGACACTCGTGGGCCCGCTGGCCGGCGGTGTGCTGGTGGGCGGACTGGGCTGGCAGTGGATCTTCTTCGTCAACGTGCCCGTCGGCATCGTGGGCATCGCACTCGCGGTGTGGCTGGTGCCGACGCTGCCGACCACGCGGCACCACTTCGACATCCCGGGCATCGTGCTGTCCGCGGTCGGCATGTTCCTGATCGTGTTCGCGCTGCAGGAGGGGCAGTCGAAGGATTGGGCGCCGTGGGTGTGGGGCACCGCGACGCTGGGTGTCGGGGTCATGGCCGCGTTCTTCTTCTGGCAGTCGGTGAACACGCGCGAACCGCTCATCCCGCTGCGGGTCTTCGCCGACCGCGACTTCACGCTCGCCAACATCGGCGTCGCCGTCATCGGGTTCGCGGTCACCGCGATGATCCTGCCGCTGATGTTCTATCTGCAGACCGTGTGCGGTCTGTCGCCCATCCGGTCGGCGTTGGTCACCGCGCCGACCGCGATCGCAAGCGGCGTGCTGGCACCGTTCGTCGGGCGCATCGTCGACCGCGTGCACCCCATGCCCGTGATCGGCTTCGGCTTCTCGGCCATGGCGATCGGGCTGACCTGGCTGTCGATCGAGATGGCGCCCACGACGCCGATCTGGCGGCTGCTGCTGCCGCAACTGCTCATGGGCATCGGCATGGCGTTCATCTGGTCACCGCTTGCGGCCACGGCCACGCGGCACCTGCCGCCCGATCTGGCCGGCGCCGGATCGGGCGTCTACAACACGACGCGGCAGGTCGGCTCGGTGCTGGGCAGTGCGGGGATCGCGGCGTTCATGACGTGGCGCATCACCGACGAGGTTCCTGGCATGCAGGACGCGGCACCCGCGGGCGAAGCGGGGGGCGCGGTGGAGCAGCTTCCCGAGTTCCTGCGTGAACCGTTCTCGGCCGCGATGTCGCAGGCCATGCTGCTGCCTGCGTTCATCGCGCTGTTCGGTGTGGTGGCCGCGCTGTTCCTGCTGGGCTTCGGCAGCAACCGCGCGGCGGGGCATCCCGAACCGGAGCACGCGGGCGACTATCCCGACGACGATGAGTACATCGAGATCATCCTGAGCAGCGACCCGCCCGAGGATCCGCCCACCGATCCGCAGGACGACCGGTGGCAGCACATCCTCGACCGGTTGATGCAGGACGCGCCGCCGGAGGATCCGCTGCCCGGTCGCGGTCCGCAGCGCCGGTGA
- a CDS encoding multidrug effflux MFS transporter, with protein MASSPDVDQRNTAGVPSRTRMILVLGALITLGPLTIDMYLPALPKIGEELSVSSSVAQLTLTGTLAGLALGQLVVGSLSDSLGRRRPLLAGIVLHMAASVLCFLAPNIAVLGIARGLQGMGASAAAVVAIAVVGDLYSGNTAATVMSRLMLVLGVAPVLAPSLGAAVLLKASWHWVFVALVILAGLLLVMAALALPETLPTSHRRPLKVGGIMRTYGRLLHDARFVILVLVAALGMSGLFAYISAAPFVLQGRYGLDQQMFAAVFAAGAVALIGSTQFNVVLLRRFTPQAITVAALASATVVGAVFVGLTIADVGGLIGFLVPVMAILTAMGFVIPNAPAVALSRHSEAAGTAAALLGAAQFGIGALVAPLVGALGNGALALSGVMTAGMAIALVALLLVGGSHADDETHDGNEDGPGSDDVVAEAVAEPA; from the coding sequence ATGGCATCATCGCCCGACGTGGACCAGAGAAATACAGCGGGCGTGCCGAGTCGCACTCGGATGATCTTGGTGCTCGGTGCGTTGATCACTCTGGGCCCTCTCACCATCGACATGTACCTTCCGGCGTTGCCGAAGATCGGCGAGGAACTGTCGGTCTCGTCTTCGGTCGCACAGCTGACCCTGACCGGGACCCTGGCGGGCCTGGCGCTGGGCCAGTTGGTGGTCGGGTCGCTGTCGGATTCGCTCGGCAGGCGCCGTCCGCTGTTGGCGGGCATCGTGCTGCACATGGCGGCGTCGGTGCTGTGCTTCCTGGCGCCCAACATCGCCGTGCTGGGCATCGCGCGCGGGCTGCAGGGCATGGGTGCGTCCGCGGCCGCGGTGGTCGCGATCGCCGTCGTCGGCGACCTCTACTCCGGCAACACCGCCGCGACCGTGATGTCGCGGCTCATGCTGGTGCTGGGCGTGGCGCCCGTACTCGCGCCCTCGCTGGGCGCCGCGGTGTTGCTGAAGGCTTCGTGGCACTGGGTGTTCGTCGCCCTGGTGATCCTGGCCGGTCTGTTGCTCGTCATGGCGGCGCTGGCGCTGCCCGAGACGCTGCCGACGTCGCACCGCCGTCCGCTCAAGGTGGGCGGCATCATGCGGACCTACGGCCGGCTGCTGCACGACGCACGCTTCGTGATCCTGGTGCTGGTCGCCGCGCTGGGCATGTCCGGGCTGTTCGCCTACATCTCGGCGGCCCCGTTCGTGCTGCAGGGCCGCTACGGCCTGGACCAGCAGATGTTCGCGGCGGTGTTCGCCGCGGGCGCGGTCGCGCTGATCGGGTCGACGCAGTTCAACGTCGTGCTGCTGCGGCGTTTCACCCCGCAGGCCATCACGGTGGCCGCGCTGGCGTCGGCGACCGTGGTGGGCGCGGTGTTCGTCGGTCTGACGATCGCCGACGTCGGGGGACTCATCGGGTTCCTGGTGCCGGTCATGGCCATCCTCACGGCCATGGGCTTCGTGATCCCCAACGCGCCCGCGGTGGCGTTGTCACGGCATTCCGAGGCCGCGGGCACCGCGGCCGCCCTGCTGGGGGCCGCGCAGTTCGGCATCGGCGCGCTGGTGGCCCCGCTGGTCGGGGCGCTGGGCAACGGCGCGCTGGCGCTCTCGGGTGTGATGACCGCCGGTATGGCCATCGCGCTCGTGGCGTTGCTCCTCGTCGGCGGCAGCCACGCCGATGACGAGACCCACGACGGTAACGAGGACGGCCCCGGCTCCGATGATGTGGTTGCCGAGGCGGTGGCCGAACCGGCCTGA
- a CDS encoding multifunctional oxoglutarate decarboxylase/oxoglutarate dehydrogenase thiamine pyrophosphate-binding subunit/dihydrolipoyllysine-residue succinyltransferase subunit, with amino-acid sequence MSSSPSPFGQNEWLVEEMYRKFRDDPSSVDPSWHEFLVDYSPEPTTDSASNGRTTTAAPVTPPTPAPAPAPEPKAAPKPAAKTEAKPAAKPAKSATPAEGDESQILRGAAAAVVKNMNASLEVPTATSVRAIPAKLMIDNRVVINNHLKRTRGGKISFTHLLGYAIVQAVKKFPNMNRHFAVVDGKPTAITPAHTNLGLAIDLQGKDGNRSLVVAAIKRCETMRFGQFIAAYEDIVRRARDGKLTAEDFSGVTISLTNPGTLGTVHSVPRLMQGQGAIIGAGAMEYPAEFQGASEERIADLGIGKLITLTSTYDHRIIQGAESGDFLRTIHQLLLDDDFFDEIFRELGIPYEPVRWRTDNPDSIEDKNARVIELIAAYRNRGHLMADIDPLRLDNTRFRSHPDLDVNSHGLTLWDLDREFKVDGFAGVQRKKLRDILSVLRDAYCRHVGVEYTHILEPEQQRWIQERVETKHDKPTVAEQKYILSKLNAAEAFETFLQTKYVGQKRFSLEGAETVIPMMDAVIDQCAEHGLDEVVIAMPHRGRLNVLANIVGKPYSQIFSEFEGNLNPSQAHGSGDVKYHLGATGTYIQMFGDNDIEVSLTANPSHLEAVDPVLEGLVRAKQDLLDTGEEGSDNRFSVVPLMLHGDAAFAGQGVVAETLNLALLRGYRTGGTIHIVVNNQIGFTTAPTDSRSSEYCTDVAKMIGAPIFHVNGDDPEACAWVARLAVDFRQAFKKDVVIDMLCYRRRGHNEGDDPSMTQPYMYDVIDTKRGSRKAYTEALIGRGDISMKEAEDALRDYQGQLERVFNEVRELEKHEIEPSESVEADQQIPSKLATAVDKAMLQRIGDAHLALPEGFTVHPRVRPVLEKRREMAYEGRIDWAFAELLALGSLIAEGKLVRLSGQDTQRGTFTQRHAVIVDRKTGEEFTPLQLLATNPDGTPTGGKFLVYNSALSEFAAVGFEYGYSVGNPDAMVLWEAQFGDFVNGAQSIIDEFISSGEAKWGQLSDVVLLLPHGHEGQGPDHTSGRIERFLQLWAEGSMTIAMPSTPANYFHLLRRHGKDGIQRPLIVFTPKSMLRNKAAVSDIRDFTESKFRSVLEEPMYTDGEGDRNKVTRLLLTSGKIYYELAARKAKENREDVAIVRIEQLAPLPRRRLAETLDRYPNVKEKFWVQEEPANQGAWPSFGLTLPEILPDHFTGLKRISRRAMSAPSSGSSKVHAVEQQEILDTAFG; translated from the coding sequence GTGAGCAGTTCACCTTCACCATTCGGACAGAACGAGTGGCTGGTCGAGGAGATGTATCGCAAATTCCGCGATGACCCCTCCTCGGTGGATCCCAGTTGGCATGAATTTCTGGTCGATTACTCCCCCGAGCCCACCACCGACAGTGCCTCCAACGGGCGCACCACCACCGCGGCTCCCGTGACGCCGCCGACTCCGGCGCCTGCGCCCGCGCCCGAGCCCAAGGCCGCGCCCAAGCCCGCCGCGAAGACCGAGGCCAAGCCCGCCGCCAAGCCGGCGAAGTCGGCCACCCCGGCCGAGGGCGACGAATCGCAGATCCTGCGCGGCGCCGCGGCAGCGGTGGTCAAGAACATGAACGCCTCACTGGAGGTGCCGACCGCGACGAGCGTGCGCGCCATCCCGGCGAAGCTGATGATCGACAACCGCGTCGTCATCAACAACCACCTCAAGCGCACGCGCGGCGGCAAGATCAGCTTCACCCACCTGCTGGGCTACGCGATCGTGCAGGCGGTCAAGAAGTTCCCGAACATGAACCGCCACTTCGCGGTCGTCGACGGCAAGCCCACCGCGATCACGCCCGCCCACACCAACCTGGGCCTCGCGATCGACCTGCAGGGCAAGGACGGCAACCGCTCGCTCGTTGTCGCGGCGATCAAGCGTTGCGAGACAATGCGATTCGGCCAGTTCATCGCCGCATACGAGGACATCGTACGTCGCGCGCGTGACGGCAAGCTCACCGCCGAGGACTTCTCCGGCGTCACCATCTCTCTCACCAATCCCGGCACTCTGGGCACCGTCCACTCGGTGCCCAGACTCATGCAGGGACAGGGTGCGATCATCGGCGCGGGCGCCATGGAGTACCCCGCCGAGTTCCAGGGCGCCAGCGAGGAGCGCATCGCCGACCTGGGCATCGGCAAGCTGATCACACTGACGTCGACCTACGACCACCGCATCATCCAGGGTGCGGAGTCCGGCGACTTCCTGCGCACCATCCACCAGCTGCTGCTCGACGACGACTTCTTCGACGAGATCTTCCGCGAGCTGGGCATCCCGTACGAGCCCGTGCGCTGGCGCACCGACAACCCTGACTCGATCGAGGACAAGAACGCGCGCGTCATCGAGCTCATCGCGGCGTACCGCAACCGCGGTCACCTGATGGCCGACATCGATCCGCTGCGCCTGGACAACACCCGGTTCCGCAGCCACCCGGACCTCGACGTCAACAGCCACGGCCTGACCCTGTGGGACCTCGACCGCGAGTTCAAGGTCGACGGGTTCGCCGGTGTGCAGCGCAAGAAGCTGCGCGACATCCTCTCGGTGCTGCGCGACGCGTACTGCCGCCACGTCGGTGTCGAGTACACCCACATCCTCGAACCCGAGCAGCAGCGCTGGATCCAGGAACGCGTCGAGACCAAGCACGACAAGCCGACGGTCGCCGAGCAGAAGTACATCCTGTCCAAGCTCAACGCCGCCGAGGCCTTCGAGACCTTCCTGCAGACCAAATACGTTGGGCAGAAACGCTTCTCGCTCGAAGGCGCCGAGACCGTCATCCCGATGATGGACGCCGTGATCGACCAGTGCGCCGAGCACGGTCTCGACGAGGTGGTCATCGCGATGCCGCACCGCGGCCGCCTCAACGTGCTCGCCAACATCGTCGGCAAGCCCTACAGCCAGATCTTCAGCGAATTCGAGGGCAACCTCAACCCGTCGCAGGCGCACGGCTCCGGCGACGTGAAGTACCACCTGGGCGCCACCGGCACCTACATCCAGATGTTCGGCGACAACGACATCGAGGTGTCGCTGACCGCCAACCCCAGCCACCTCGAAGCCGTCGACCCGGTGCTCGAAGGTCTGGTGCGCGCCAAGCAGGACCTGCTCGACACGGGCGAGGAGGGCTCCGACAACCGGTTCTCCGTCGTGCCGTTGATGCTGCACGGCGACGCAGCGTTCGCGGGCCAGGGCGTGGTGGCCGAGACGCTCAACCTCGCGCTGCTGCGCGGCTACCGCACGGGCGGCACGATCCACATCGTCGTGAACAACCAGATCGGGTTCACCACGGCGCCCACGGATTCGCGCTCCAGCGAGTACTGCACCGACGTGGCCAAGATGATCGGCGCGCCGATCTTCCACGTCAACGGCGACGATCCCGAGGCGTGCGCCTGGGTGGCGCGCCTGGCCGTCGACTTCCGGCAGGCGTTCAAGAAGGACGTCGTCATCGACATGCTGTGCTACCGCCGCCGCGGCCACAACGAGGGCGACGACCCGTCGATGACGCAGCCCTACATGTACGACGTCATCGACACCAAGCGCGGCTCCCGCAAGGCCTACACCGAGGCCCTGATCGGCCGCGGTGACATCTCGATGAAAGAGGCCGAGGACGCCCTGCGCGACTACCAGGGCCAGCTCGAGCGGGTGTTCAACGAGGTCCGCGAGCTTGAGAAACACGAGATCGAGCCCAGTGAGTCCGTCGAGGCCGACCAGCAGATCCCGAGCAAGCTCGCCACGGCCGTCGACAAGGCGATGCTGCAGCGCATCGGCGATGCGCACCTCGCGCTGCCCGAGGGCTTCACGGTGCACCCGCGTGTGCGGCCGGTGCTGGAGAAGCGCCGCGAGATGGCCTACGAGGGCCGCATCGACTGGGCGTTCGCCGAGCTGCTCGCGCTCGGCTCGCTCATAGCCGAGGGCAAGCTCGTGCGGCTTTCGGGTCAGGACACGCAGCGCGGCACGTTCACACAGCGCCACGCGGTTATCGTCGACCGCAAGACCGGCGAGGAGTTCACGCCGCTGCAGCTGTTGGCCACCAACCCCGACGGCACACCCACCGGCGGCAAGTTCCTGGTGTACAACTCCGCGCTGAGCGAGTTCGCCGCGGTGGGCTTCGAGTACGGCTACTCGGTGGGCAACCCCGACGCCATGGTGCTGTGGGAGGCGCAGTTCGGCGACTTCGTCAACGGCGCGCAGTCGATCATCGACGAGTTCATCAGCTCGGGCGAGGCCAAGTGGGGTCAGCTGTCCGATGTCGTGCTGCTGCTGCCGCACGGCCACGAGGGCCAGGGCCCCGACCACACCTCGGGACGCATCGAGCGCTTCCTGCAGCTGTGGGCCGAGGGTTCGATGACCATCGCCATGCCGTCGACGCCGGCGAACTACTTCCACCTGCTGCGCAGGCACGGCAAGGACGGCATCCAGCGTCCGCTGATCGTGTTCACGCCCAAGTCGATGCTGCGCAACAAGGCCGCCGTCAGCGACATCCGCGACTTCACCGAGAGCAAGTTCCGCTCGGTGCTCGAGGAGCCGATGTACACCGACGGTGAAGGCGACCGCAACAAGGTCACGCGCCTGCTGCTGACCAGCGGCAAGATCTACTACGAGCTTGCCGCGCGCAAGGCCAAGGAGAACCGCGAGGACGTCGCGATCGTGCGTATCGAGCAGCTCGCGCCGCTGCCGCGGCGCAGGCTCGCCGAGACGCTCGACCGGTACCCGAACGTCAAGGAGAAGTTCTGGGTGCAGGAGGAGCCGGCCAACCAGGGCGCATGGCCGTCCTTCGGGTTGACGCTCCCCGAGATCCTCCCGGACCACTTCACGGGCCTCAAGCGCATCTCGCGGCGCGCCATGTCGGCGCCGTCGTCGGGTTCGTCGAAGGTGCACGCTGTCGAGCAGCAGGAGATCCTCGACACAGCGTTCGGCTGA